The following coding sequences are from one Enterococcus sp. 4G2_DIV0659 window:
- a CDS encoding ABC transporter ATP-binding protein — protein MKLSVKDLDISIGQESIVKSISFQTEKQQFVGIVGANGCGKSTMLKGIYKGIKPQAGHVFLDDLDLLSTSEKKVAQKLGVVNQFNELNFDLSVFQMVLLGRTPHKKLLESDTQKDLEIVMDALVKTNLTSYADRSFLSLSGGEKQRVILARTIAQQPSYMILDEPTNHLDIRYQLEILRCVKKLGIGVLAALHDLELAADYCDYIFAMKAGKIIAEGKPEELFTGELIEEIYGVKCIVYQNPVTGRLGFSYSLD, from the coding sequence ATGAAATTAAGTGTAAAAGATTTAGACATTAGTATCGGTCAAGAGTCGATTGTTAAAAGTATCTCTTTTCAAACAGAAAAACAGCAGTTTGTGGGGATTGTTGGTGCCAACGGTTGTGGAAAATCAACCATGCTTAAAGGTATTTATAAAGGAATCAAACCTCAAGCAGGACATGTATTTTTAGATGATTTAGACTTGTTGTCTACATCGGAAAAGAAGGTTGCACAAAAATTAGGCGTGGTGAATCAATTTAATGAATTGAATTTTGATTTGAGTGTTTTTCAAATGGTTTTGCTTGGACGGACACCACATAAAAAATTGTTAGAGTCTGATACGCAAAAGGATCTAGAGATTGTGATGGATGCGTTAGTTAAGACCAATTTGACTAGTTATGCGGATCGCAGTTTTTTATCACTATCTGGTGGTGAGAAACAACGAGTGATATTAGCACGGACGATTGCCCAACAACCTAGTTACATGATTTTAGATGAACCAACCAATCATTTGGACATTCGTTATCAATTGGAAATATTGCGATGTGTGAAAAAATTAGGGATTGGTGTTTTAGCTGCACTTCATGATCTAGAACTGGCGGCCGATTATTGTGATTATATTTTTGCGATGAAAGCCGGGAAAATCATTGCGGAAGGAAAGCCGGAGGAGCTATTTACAGGAGAATTAATTGAAGAGATCTATGGCGTTAAATGCATCGTTTATCAAAATCCAGTAACTGGTCGTTTAGGATTTTCCTATTCGCTAGATTGA
- a CDS encoding FecCD family ABC transporter permease, protein MRLGKEKNSRTKIMQYYPLILFVLVLLILFSIVYSLINGQANISIEDIAQIMLNKISGGKLGSLDGLVSNSSVNIIWFVRTPRVILAVLVGMGLAITGAVMQAVVQNPLADPYILGISSGASLGATFAILVGFGSATIFSQLGLAFGAFIGAMAAAFGVLILSGIGGRMTSVKLVLSGSVIGALFSSLSSFIVYLANNAEGMKTVTFWAMGSLASASWNKLGVLGIIVVVITGFFLFQYRILNVMLLGDEAAITLGIPLSKYRQLYLLFAALLTGVIVAYSGMIGFVGLIVPHIVRGLVGSDHRRLLPLVALSGSLFMIWADVLSRTLISSVELPIGIITSAIGAPLFIYIIVKKGYNFGGQQ, encoded by the coding sequence GTGCGGTTGGGTAAGGAAAAAAATAGTAGAACTAAAATAATGCAGTATTACCCATTAATTCTATTCGTACTGGTGCTACTTATTCTTTTTTCAATCGTTTATTCCTTAATCAACGGACAAGCAAATATTTCAATAGAAGATATAGCTCAGATAATGTTAAACAAAATATCTGGCGGAAAACTCGGCTCCCTAGATGGGCTTGTCAGTAATTCTTCAGTAAATATTATTTGGTTTGTCCGAACACCTCGAGTAATACTAGCTGTTTTGGTTGGAATGGGTCTGGCAATAACAGGTGCTGTGATGCAAGCTGTTGTTCAAAATCCACTCGCTGATCCATATATCTTAGGGATTTCTTCTGGTGCTTCATTAGGCGCAACTTTTGCTATTTTAGTTGGTTTTGGCTCAGCAACGATTTTTTCTCAATTGGGGTTGGCTTTTGGTGCATTTATCGGTGCAATGGCAGCGGCTTTTGGCGTATTGATTTTGTCTGGGATTGGCGGGCGGATGACATCAGTCAAACTAGTGTTATCAGGCTCTGTGATTGGTGCGTTGTTTAGTTCGTTATCTAGCTTCATTGTGTACCTCGCAAATAATGCAGAGGGGATGAAAACAGTGACGTTTTGGGCAATGGGGAGTTTGGCTTCAGCTAGTTGGAACAAGCTAGGGGTGTTAGGGATAATTGTTGTCGTGATTACTGGATTTTTTTTATTTCAATATCGTATTTTAAATGTGATGTTGTTAGGAGATGAAGCTGCAATTACTTTAGGGATTCCTTTGAGTAAATATCGTCAGCTATATCTACTGTTCGCGGCTCTTTTGACTGGTGTGATTGTGGCTTATTCAGGAATGATTGGATTTGTAGGATTGATTGTTCCTCATATCGTTCGTGGATTGGTTGGTTCCGATCATAGACGATTGTTGCCTTTAGTTGCTTTATCGGGATCGCTTTTTATGATTTGGGCGGATGTTTTGTCTAGAACACTGATTTCAAGTGTGGAACTGCCGATAGGGATTATCACATCAGCTATTGGAGCGCCGTTATTTATCTATATTATTGTTAAAAAAGGGTATAATTTCGGAGGTCAACAATGA
- a CDS encoding nitroreductase family protein, with protein sequence MDRESIQQTIRERRTIRTLSDQEISIDIINELLESASYAPYHSKNEPWEVIIVKTLQDRQLFVEKIMESYDRLNSWARYDQQNQGSARKKTQDYFLNVPLTLIVTAPINESPKKNLEAIGAVSAFIQNFQLVAWSKQIGVTWRTIPVIFDEAFKQEIGVVADRQIIGLLSVNRIDEPIKLPTSYRKPVTHWSAHLSEKLKGMSESDEIS encoded by the coding sequence ATGGATAGAGAATCAATCCAACAAACAATTAGAGAGCGTCGAACGATACGCACATTATCGGATCAAGAAATCTCTATAGATATTATAAATGAACTGCTGGAAAGCGCTAGTTATGCACCCTATCACTCAAAGAATGAGCCTTGGGAAGTTATCATAGTCAAAACATTACAAGACCGTCAGCTATTTGTTGAGAAGATAATGGAGAGTTATGATCGATTGAATAGTTGGGCGCGTTATGATCAGCAAAATCAAGGGAGCGCTCGGAAAAAAACGCAAGACTATTTTCTTAATGTTCCACTGACGTTGATTGTTACAGCGCCAATTAACGAAAGCCCCAAAAAAAATTTGGAAGCTATTGGAGCTGTTTCAGCATTTATTCAAAATTTTCAACTGGTTGCGTGGTCAAAGCAGATTGGTGTTACTTGGCGGACGATTCCAGTGATTTTTGACGAGGCATTTAAACAAGAAATAGGCGTAGTTGCTGACCGACAAATTATTGGTTTACTTAGTGTGAATAGGATAGATGAACCTATAAAATTACCGACAAGTTATAGAAAGCCAGTAACTCATTGGAGCGCTCACTTATCAGAGAAATTAAAAGGAATGAGTGAGTCTGATGAAATCTCTTAA
- a CDS encoding HdeD family acid-resistance protein, translated as MNNVMEQLRKYALLRGIVYIIFGFLILINPRSVFQLAVYFISAYIAIMGILNLYDGFKVKKVTGTYGMSFLGGILLIVMAGIVLVFAKGIVSILPIFLGLVIVVVGVTRGIQSINLRSYATVNWLPMLIYSVVLVLAGLVLTFNPFSSLLVLFQLFGGILIFMGIGEMTSYFQLRHIK; from the coding sequence GTGAATAATGTTATGGAGCAATTAAGAAAATATGCACTTTTGCGGGGAATTGTTTATATTATTTTTGGTTTTTTAATTTTGATTAATCCGAGAAGTGTTTTTCAATTAGCAGTCTATTTTATATCTGCTTACATTGCAATTATGGGGATTTTAAATCTGTATGATGGCTTTAAAGTAAAAAAAGTGACTGGAACATATGGGATGAGTTTTCTTGGAGGAATTTTATTAATCGTAATGGCAGGGATCGTCTTAGTTTTTGCTAAGGGGATTGTTAGTATCTTGCCAATTTTTCTAGGTTTAGTCATTGTGGTGGTTGGTGTTACTCGTGGCATTCAATCAATCAATTTGCGTAGCTACGCAACTGTTAATTGGCTACCAATGCTGATTTATAGCGTAGTTTTAGTTCTTGCTGGCTTGGTTTTAACCTTTAATCCTTTCAGCAGCCTATTAGTTTTATTTCAATTATTTGGAGGCATTCTGATTTTCATGGGGATTGGCGAAATGACCTCATATTTTCAATTGCGTCATATTAAATAG
- a CDS encoding MucBP domain-containing protein, giving the protein MPITVTLENQTVIVDAKAGMSFNYLPFLNVSEIKGKTVPQIIQVLTKKLAPKAWDLTTGQNLDVQITKSMIVNSSRGLKEVTFTITLSEQLLNYKFNLMILPDQVFGDGAIDGWRTVPLSSNDGVITNPLNNSKMGFPERGISVSSIKNELGFIIKDSAGRGYVYSGGESKVTDIPGVNNSGLYGRTWDRNYGIGRDGIVSKITSKYFLRKGNALKQILIDEPNQILYVYSLSLNRNLNFTVQLDMYNLSNTTKNFSMLESVDTDYYTDFVPIYSLGNNSGFYIQPSSGKRFTIRLKDSRGNWLSDYTKYIAGSYSSIGVSAAFNYFGNDYMRTGSESKNYNAGQVIASNVDSAYQLGAPWKNIAPDEALNTGYEIFAGDELPYMQIKADPEVFDIYPDYVGDFDTNYKLSKIPTETDHGTVYVTYPNGEEITMPFTANSQKEFNSPLTIPRTELPEQINGEAGTITRYDISLLAVNEAEGSYKGLPSQDYAVQIKVYNLGAKPIPQILKKGTVFNKKASEVIQDTVILPGHTALYEYEGEMPDTSTVGLKSVTVRMTDSDQPDKTALIKVPVQVIDETPPSKGLYIGVNDFNSRPEHFQNLNESETNQLILKKSEAIAWDVATGSSKDIILSVESTTIPKNPKQGRYKATLKAARDSETIKKTITIDIQSNQKVNVEFVDETGDTLHDKITFDKAIGTTIDLTEEKEVLQALNDILKKNYQLEKKPENETQIPVTSEESTVQYQFKGRLFVQSSPNFLNFGRKTLGIPFIKVEKAKYDQPLIVWDNRKNSGAWHLTATLTKPLTSQEDPSKILPSAIRYKINNTETVILSENTTQSIAERTHENKGQYNISKEWDKNESGFILEVPSREVLQSGSYRATILWQVEQTP; this is encoded by the coding sequence GTGCCGATTACAGTAACGTTGGAAAATCAAACAGTTATTGTAGACGCAAAAGCAGGGATGAGTTTCAATTATCTACCATTCTTAAATGTGAGTGAGATCAAAGGAAAAACTGTTCCGCAAATCATTCAAGTATTGACCAAAAAATTAGCACCAAAAGCTTGGGATTTGACGACAGGGCAAAATCTGGATGTACAGATCACCAAGTCAATGATTGTTAACTCCAGCAGAGGATTAAAAGAAGTAACGTTCACCATAACATTGAGTGAACAGTTATTGAACTATAAATTTAATTTGATGATACTTCCTGATCAGGTATTCGGAGACGGTGCGATAGATGGATGGAGAACTGTTCCTTTATCTTCTAATGATGGAGTTATTACGAATCCTCTGAATAATTCTAAAATGGGATTTCCAGAAAGAGGTATATCTGTATCGTCAATTAAAAATGAATTAGGTTTTATAATCAAAGATAGTGCTGGCAGAGGGTATGTTTATAGTGGCGGTGAAAGCAAAGTAACCGATATTCCAGGTGTGAATAATAGTGGTTTATATGGAAGAACTTGGGATAGAAACTATGGAATTGGCCGAGATGGGATTGTTTCAAAAATCACCTCTAAATACTTTTTACGAAAAGGGAACGCGTTGAAGCAGATTCTAATAGATGAGCCTAATCAGATTCTTTATGTATATAGCCTTTCTTTGAATCGAAATTTAAATTTTACTGTCCAATTAGATATGTATAACCTTTCTAATACAACCAAGAATTTTTCTATGTTAGAAAGTGTAGATACGGATTACTATACAGATTTTGTTCCAATTTATTCATTGGGGAATAATAGTGGTTTTTATATTCAGCCTTCATCGGGCAAGAGATTTACCATTCGATTAAAAGACTCTAGAGGAAATTGGCTGTCTGACTATACTAAATATATAGCAGGTTCTTATAGTAGCATTGGTGTTTCTGCTGCATTTAATTACTTCGGAAACGATTATATGAGAACGGGTTCAGAAAGTAAAAACTATAATGCCGGACAAGTTATTGCATCAAATGTTGATTCGGCGTATCAATTAGGTGCGCCATGGAAAAATATTGCACCAGATGAAGCATTAAATACAGGTTATGAGATATTTGCGGGCGATGAGCTTCCGTATATGCAAATAAAAGCTGACCCAGAAGTATTTGATATTTATCCGGACTACGTAGGTGATTTTGATACTAATTATAAGCTAAGTAAAATTCCTACAGAAACGGATCATGGAACGGTTTATGTCACCTATCCTAATGGTGAAGAAATAACAATGCCTTTTACTGCAAATAGTCAAAAAGAATTTAATAGTCCGTTGACTATTCCAAGGACAGAGTTACCTGAACAGATAAATGGAGAAGCAGGTACAATCACAAGGTATGACATTTCTTTACTAGCAGTCAATGAAGCAGAAGGTTCTTATAAGGGGTTGCCTTCACAAGATTATGCGGTACAGATTAAAGTTTACAATCTCGGAGCAAAACCGATTCCGCAAATTCTAAAAAAAGGAACAGTATTTAATAAAAAGGCCTCAGAAGTAATCCAAGATACGGTAATTTTGCCAGGTCATACAGCTTTGTATGAATACGAAGGAGAAATGCCAGATACATCAACTGTTGGCTTGAAAAGTGTAACAGTACGAATGACGGATTCAGATCAACCAGATAAGACGGCTTTAATCAAAGTTCCAGTGCAAGTAATCGATGAAACACCGCCAAGTAAGGGACTTTATATCGGAGTCAATGATTTTAACAGTCGACCTGAACATTTTCAAAATCTAAATGAGAGTGAAACCAATCAGCTAATTCTAAAAAAATCGGAAGCAATTGCTTGGGATGTTGCGACTGGTTCAAGTAAAGATATTATCCTTTCGGTCGAATCAACGACGATACCTAAAAATCCTAAACAAGGACGGTATAAGGCAACGCTCAAGGCGGCTAGAGATTCAGAAACAATCAAAAAAACAATCACGATCGATATTCAAAGTAATCAAAAAGTGAACGTGGAATTTGTAGATGAAACAGGAGACACATTGCATGATAAGATCACTTTTGATAAAGCAATTGGAACAACCATTGATTTAACTGAAGAAAAAGAAGTCCTGCAAGCACTGAATGATATTCTGAAAAAAAACTATCAACTCGAGAAAAAACCAGAAAATGAAACCCAAATTCCGGTTACAAGTGAAGAAAGTACTGTTCAATACCAATTCAAAGGACGTTTGTTTGTCCAATCTTCCCCAAATTTCTTAAACTTTGGACGTAAAACATTAGGAATTCCATTTATAAAAGTAGAAAAAGCCAAATACGATCAACCGTTGATCGTTTGGGATAATCGTAAAAATAGTGGTGCTTGGCATTTAACAGCTACTTTGACCAAACCACTAACAAGTCAAGAAGACCCAAGTAAAATTTTACCATCTGCTATTCGCTATAAAATAAACAATACAGAAACAGTTATTTTATCCGAAAATACCACACAATCAATCGCTGAAAGAACACATGAAAACAAAGGGCAATACAATATCAGCAAAGAGTGGGATAAAAATGAATCAGGATTTATTCTGGAAGTCCCCTCACGAGAGGTTTTACAGTCTGGTAGTTATCGAGCGACGATCTTATGGCAAGTAGAACAAACACCGTAA
- a CDS encoding WxL domain-containing protein, with amino-acid sequence MKKILFTTLLASSALMIFAKPANAEEIGKEQTDLGIRFDTDGPVKPGSGPFKDNLALVWTPSKFDFGRQSATANIATYSNTVAGDQYIVVNDDRQTAETGGEHGGEGEQTRAATTSAWKVTASLSKLVSKDDSATELPSKLTFTLGDPQSYDIGEVDPDINDFSPSVPGAGNLGKLDDPNNIVVGKNVVLEAGNTTATNILAKTKADSVKGGFATKLTDTKLTVTTGTGAAGKAFKGSVTWSLDNTY; translated from the coding sequence TTGAAAAAAATACTATTTACAACATTACTTGCATCATCAGCATTGATGATTTTTGCAAAACCTGCGAATGCAGAAGAAATAGGAAAAGAACAAACAGATTTGGGGATTCGTTTTGATACTGACGGACCAGTAAAACCTGGTTCAGGACCATTTAAAGATAACTTAGCGTTGGTATGGACACCATCTAAGTTTGATTTTGGTCGTCAATCAGCAACAGCGAATATTGCTACATATAGCAATACTGTAGCCGGAGATCAATATATTGTCGTGAATGATGACAGACAAACTGCTGAAACTGGTGGAGAACACGGTGGAGAAGGCGAACAAACAAGAGCTGCAACAACTTCAGCTTGGAAAGTGACTGCTTCTTTGTCTAAATTAGTTTCTAAAGATGATTCAGCTACAGAATTGCCATCAAAACTAACATTTACTTTAGGCGATCCTCAATCATATGATATCGGTGAAGTTGACCCAGATATCAATGACTTCTCTCCAAGTGTTCCTGGTGCTGGCAACTTAGGCAAATTGGATGATCCTAATAATATTGTTGTTGGTAAAAATGTAGTTTTAGAAGCAGGCAATACAACAGCAACAAACATTCTTGCAAAAACAAAAGCAGACAGTGTTAAAGGCGGTTTCGCTACAAAATTAACAGATACTAAATTAACTGTTACAACAGGTACAGGTGCTGCTGGTAAAGCATTTAAAGGTAGCGTGACTTGGAGTTTAGATAACACATACTAA
- a CDS encoding DUF916 and DUF3324 domain-containing protein, with translation MRKINAVYVAFVCIFSLFFLADQAIAADEDNNLGYTVTLVQSSKQIDPNKSYFYVKTTPGESQTLEVRVKSTKNESVHLKIFGVNAITGDAGTIEYSDDKTYYDKTLKEPMTSMLKIATPTITVGNYEEKTVKIQLTPPKEKYAGVKMGAIVFALDNEEKAQSGVSTEFSYRVGVITSESGDEFNNAQTLNLNSVKASIKRGKKMVLANLQNPEPKVLENLNIVATMTKKGTEEVVKRKSVENYSMAPNSVFDFEMDWGIADLPSGTYTLKLDASNDYQEWQLSKEFTITNEQAKKMNEESAFKIITPTWIKGVSVFLMLLTVLIMSMTLFRRKKWEQQWKKVRIAKRKKQGNQKGSKKETQKGNQKKKRKKINRKDGE, from the coding sequence ATGAGAAAGATTAATGCGGTATATGTAGCGTTTGTCTGTATCTTTTCATTATTTTTTTTAGCGGATCAAGCGATAGCAGCAGATGAAGATAATAATTTAGGGTATACGGTAACGCTGGTACAGTCGAGCAAGCAAATAGACCCCAACAAAAGTTATTTCTATGTGAAGACAACGCCAGGAGAATCACAAACATTAGAAGTGAGAGTAAAAAGCACCAAAAATGAGAGTGTTCACTTAAAGATATTTGGCGTCAATGCAATCACAGGAGATGCTGGAACGATTGAGTATAGTGATGATAAAACTTATTACGATAAGACGTTAAAAGAACCAATGACATCTATGTTGAAAATAGCTACCCCTACTATCACGGTTGGTAACTATGAAGAAAAAACAGTGAAAATCCAATTAACCCCTCCAAAAGAAAAATACGCTGGAGTCAAAATGGGCGCAATAGTCTTTGCTCTAGACAACGAAGAGAAAGCCCAAAGTGGTGTTTCTACCGAATTTTCTTATCGGGTAGGAGTGATTACATCAGAATCAGGAGACGAATTTAATAATGCACAAACATTGAATTTGAACTCCGTAAAAGCATCGATCAAACGTGGGAAAAAAATGGTTCTAGCTAATTTGCAAAATCCAGAACCTAAAGTCTTGGAAAATCTAAATATTGTAGCGACCATGACTAAAAAAGGAACGGAAGAAGTCGTTAAACGAAAATCTGTGGAAAATTATAGTATGGCTCCTAACAGTGTATTTGATTTTGAAATGGATTGGGGAATTGCCGACCTGCCTTCTGGAACATACACCTTGAAATTAGATGCGTCGAATGACTATCAAGAGTGGCAACTGAGTAAAGAATTTACGATTACCAATGAACAAGCGAAAAAAATGAATGAAGAGAGTGCTTTCAAAATTATTACGCCAACATGGATTAAAGGTGTCTCTGTTTTCTTGATGTTACTCACCGTTTTGATTATGTCAATGACTCTTTTTAGACGGAAAAAATGGGAACAGCAATGGAAGAAAGTGAGAATTGCGAAACGAAAAAAACAAGGGAATCAAAAAGGAAGTAAAAAAGAGACTCAAAAAGGAAATCAAAAAAAGAAACGAAAAAAAATCAACAGAAAAGATGGTGAATAA
- a CDS encoding helix-turn-helix domain-containing protein, producing MENTIGILHISDHSEQNENIGLLIKTALDEQEYTLIEVTEKKQIGLLDGLIINLEKSSDYFKALQWLIDLQDDHSLFIWILSGEKDSELTKLYPHLSKNSIIEIIQSDQGVDTLGIVVKNAINYKNQLLEKSKLKSRPDNHFLDASKLSLMVYDQIIALTRKEFKIIELLYENIGNVVTYEEINNAIYGESTGELIEKYRVANFIFHIRNKLKEQDYFEIEIIRTKGYLLTYSKSEKPILEEVNEKVLQ from the coding sequence ATGGAAAATACAATTGGCATATTACATATCAGCGATCACTCTGAACAAAACGAAAACATAGGTTTGCTGATTAAAACAGCTCTTGATGAGCAAGAGTATACATTAATTGAAGTGACAGAAAAAAAACAAATAGGTTTATTAGATGGTTTAATTATTAATTTAGAAAAATCATCAGATTATTTTAAGGCATTGCAATGGCTTATTGATTTGCAGGATGATCACTCCTTATTTATTTGGATTCTTAGTGGAGAAAAAGACTCGGAATTAACCAAACTATATCCTCATTTGAGTAAAAATTCAATCATTGAAATTATTCAATCAGATCAAGGCGTGGACACACTAGGGATTGTAGTAAAAAATGCAATCAATTATAAGAATCAATTATTGGAGAAATCAAAACTAAAAAGTAGACCTGATAATCACTTTCTTGATGCATCAAAATTAAGTTTGATGGTTTATGACCAAATCATAGCATTAACTCGAAAAGAATTCAAAATCATTGAACTGCTATATGAAAATATTGGGAACGTTGTTACATATGAAGAAATTAATAACGCTATTTACGGAGAATCAACAGGAGAGCTGATTGAAAAGTATAGAGTAGCAAACTTTATTTTTCATATCAGAAATAAATTAAAGGAACAGGATTACTTCGAAATTGAAATCATCCGAACAAAAGGATACTTGCTTACTTATTCGAAAAGTGAAAAACCTATTTTAGAAGAAGTAAATGAGAAAGTTTTACAATAA
- a CDS encoding tyrosine-type recombinase/integrase — translation MVRKGENIYKRKDGRWEGRYIKGRNSDGSAVYGYLYNKTYTALKENLLTMKALHSHNYTFKTIGYKGTLNDWVTCWLTEIQEQLKPSTYASYTNKMIKHILPFLGDVPLQSITTSILNDWIKKIENHLSPNSVRIVYQVLMTCCTAAVKRELISENPCKYVVLPKKTPNNIKAITSKEQKKLKEKAAVHPKGLAIILALETGMRIGEIAGLKWQDIDFSSNILTVQRTIQRIQVASGISKKTQLIEGTPKSISSKRTIPLSKNVSQLLNKQKQKTNGEFVLGGNKPAEPRLISTWLRKLCQSFHFPTIRFHQLRHSFATRCLEKGVNIATISALLGHHSTKMTLDTYVNSFMSEKRKAINLIS, via the coding sequence ATGGTAAGAAAAGGTGAGAATATTTATAAAAGAAAAGATGGTCGCTGGGAGGGAAGATATATTAAAGGAAGAAACAGCGATGGAAGTGCTGTATATGGCTATTTATATAATAAAACATATACAGCTCTAAAAGAAAATCTGTTAACAATGAAAGCATTACATTCACATAATTATACATTTAAAACTATTGGCTATAAAGGAACTCTTAATGATTGGGTAACTTGTTGGCTAACGGAGATACAAGAACAGCTAAAACCTAGCACATATGCAAGCTACACCAACAAAATGATAAAGCACATTCTTCCATTTTTAGGTGACGTCCCTTTACAATCAATCACCACCTCTATTTTAAATGATTGGATAAAAAAAATAGAGAATCATTTATCTCCTAATTCTGTTCGAATCGTTTATCAAGTGTTGATGACTTGCTGCACTGCTGCGGTAAAAAGAGAATTAATCTCGGAAAATCCTTGTAAATATGTTGTTTTACCTAAGAAAACACCGAACAATATAAAGGCCATAACATCAAAAGAACAAAAAAAACTGAAAGAAAAAGCCGCTGTGCATCCAAAGGGTCTTGCGATCATATTAGCATTAGAAACTGGAATGCGAATTGGAGAAATTGCTGGATTAAAGTGGCAGGATATTGATTTTTCGTCTAATATACTGACTGTACAACGGACGATTCAAAGAATACAAGTTGCCAGCGGTATAAGCAAAAAAACGCAACTTATTGAAGGAACCCCTAAAAGCATTAGTTCTAAACGAACGATCCCTCTATCGAAAAACGTAAGCCAACTTTTGAACAAACAAAAACAAAAAACTAATGGAGAGTTTGTGTTAGGTGGTAATAAGCCTGCAGAGCCACGTCTCATTTCAACGTGGCTAAGAAAGTTATGCCAAAGTTTTCATTTCCCTACTATTCGTTTTCATCAACTTAGACATAGTTTCGCTACTAGGTGTTTAGAAAAAGGTGTTAACATAGCAACGATTAGTGCACTATTGGGGCATCATTCCACTAAAATGACATTAGATACGTATGTAAACTCTTTTATGTCTGAGAAAAGAAAAGCGATTAATTTAATAAGTTAA
- the cas2 gene encoding CRISPR-associated endonuclease Cas2 — MLILITYDVATSSKNGTRRLRKVAKKCQDYGQRVQNSVFECVVDATELTQLKKELIDLIDEELDSLRIYRLGNNYQNKVEHIGAKESFDVEAPLIF, encoded by the coding sequence ATGTTGATATTGATAACTTACGATGTTGCAACAAGTTCAAAAAATGGTACCCGTCGTTTAAGGAAGGTAGCAAAGAAATGTCAAGACTATGGGCAGCGTGTTCAGAATTCTGTTTTTGAGTGTGTCGTTGATGCGACGGAATTGACTCAGTTGAAAAAAGAACTGATTGATCTAATTGATGAAGAGTTGGATAGTCTTCGGATTTATCGATTGGGAAATAATTATCAAAACAAAGTGGAGCACATAGGTGCCAAAGAAAGTTTTGACGTAGAAGCGCCTTTGATATTTTAG